The window GCCTTACATCATTTGTGAGGCTCAAGCAAGCTTCATTCCTGGTAGAAAGATTGCAGATAATGTCATTCTAGCTCATGAGCTTGTCAAATCTTACACTATAGCCCATATATCCCCTAGATGTATGATAAAGATTGGTCTCCAGAAAGCTTATGACTCAGTAGAATGGATCTTGTTACAACAAGTGATGAAGGAGCTTAGATTCCCTGACAGGTTTATTAGATGGATAATGGAATGTATTAAGACTGTCAActatactattcttgtgaatagaGAAACCACAGAACCTTTCAATGCTGCCAAGGGTCTTCGACAAGGAGATCCCATCTCCCCTTTTCTCTTTGCAATAGTGATGGAGTACTTGAGTAGATCACTGCATGAACTTAAGAAGGAGCCTCACTTCCAATATCATCCCAGATGTAGGAAGCCGTGCATTACCCTTCAAGTACCTAGGCATTCCTTTGTCTACAAAGAAAATAGCTCTCATCCAGTGGCAACCATTGATTGAAAAGATCACAACTAAGATTTCTTCCTGGACTGCTAAAAAGCTTTCTTGTGATGGTCGTGTGCAGCTGGTCCAGTTTGTAATCTTTGGCATACAAACATACTGGGCTTAATTATTTATCTTACCTACTAAGGTACTGAAAATGATAGAAGCATTCTGTAGAAGCTACATCTTGTCTGAAACTAACACAATAACCAAGAAGTCCTTAGTAGCATGGGAAAATATCTGTACTCCCAAGTTAGCTGGTGGACTTAACCTCATTAACCTTCCTTTGTGGAACAAAGCAGCAATTTTCAAAACTTGCCGGGATTTAGCACACAAACAAGACAAGCTATGGATAAGGCGGATCAATGCATATTATATCAAACAACAACAGCTACAACATATGCCAATACCACAGCAAGCCAGTTGGATGGTGAGACATATAATTAGATCTAGAGCAACTCTGCTGCAGAAACAGAGTataaatgataacaacaaaagCATTATTAGACAAATATACCTGCAGCTCCTAGGTGATTTACCAAGAGTAAGCTGGAAATGCTTGATTTTCCAGAATACTGCTAGGCCAAAGGCAGTCTTCACTATGTGGTTGTTGCTCCATGGTAGATTGCCAACTAAAGATAGGCTAGCCAGCTGGTGTATAACTGCTACCTCTCAATGTATTATTTGTGAAGGTCAGGATAAATCAAGGGAGCACCTCTTTGTTACATGCCCATACACTAGAGAACTGTGAAAAAAAGTAATGACTTGGGTTCAAACATCACATATGTCTACCACTTGCTGGGATCAACATCTTCAGTGGATCATCAAGCAAGGAAAGGGGAAATCCAAGAAGGCTAGCATCTTCAAAATGATCTATGATGAGATTTCGCATGCAATATGGATTGAAAGAAACACACGTATATTTGAGCAAAGGTACCGAGGGAGTGATGTCCTTATGAGGGAGATAACATAGATATGCAATGTTAGAGTAGCTACTCGAGCTAGGAGCTACATACAACAGTTTTGGCTAGGAACAGAgtagattcattagttttgtttaTAAATAGGTATCCTTTGTTTTGTCTTTCAGCTTTGAGATAGTCAGCTGAGTTAGCATGACTATGGTTTGTACAGTTTCTCTTTGGCGACTAATACAAAAGAaagttaattaccaaaaaaaaagaaggggacttcagaactgcggacgatgtgcagttatacctcaagtctcctttgagtagttgaatccgagcaagtctatggtacgccgccgggaccaactccaaaatatgcacaaaaagggcagagtgtagtatgagtacaaccgaccccatgtaatccataagtgtcgagcctaacctcgacgaagtagtgacgaggctatgacaagacacataTGTAAACAATATGTGCAAGTATATACATATACGAAGCAATATTGAACATAGTAATTAACAAATTTTacaatttgggagggaacatgtgaAGGGAAATGGTATGCAAATTTAAGCCAGGAAGTGTCACGTAGCAGCCAAATAATGCACCAACAACAAAATAGGTAGCTGAAATATAAAAATGGcatggcaccacccttcgtgtATTTACTCTCATCCTTTCcatgaaatgataaataaataatatgaatggcatggcatcacccttcgtgcttttacactctttcttgcCACAGTatgaagaaaaaataatttaaatggcacgacatcaccatttgTGCTTTGACTCTCTTTCTCACTttataaatcaaaaaataataatgtgaaAATGATACGGCATCATcgttcgtgcttttacactcttcctcaccatgataataataatataaatagtataaatggcacagtatcacccttcatgcttttacactcttccttactatTAAAATGATAATATAAATTCAGAAGAGTATTTAAATACGGGGATCTATACTtgtcaatcaattcaataccagaataccaACCTCAcattccaaaatattcaacaataattaaattagcaataatttcatgaaaaatgatcaaataaataataataaacttaagcaggaataccttaattaaataggcaattattcacaATGAATTAAATTTCTCCaacatgctttgactcaaccacaatgcataagtactcgtcacctcacatatacgttgtacccgcacattaaatcacgtagcaaatagacaaacaagtcttactccctcaagtcaaggttaaccacgacacttacctcgctttgcaaccaactcaagattccaataaacctttaccTCGAGAATTGGTGTCTGAATGCcgcgaatctagtcacaaacaatttaaTATATTCAACACGAATTATAGAAAccaattctatatgaaaatactaaagtttccaattaaaaatccgaaattcaattcaaaaatcaatagtggggcccacatctcgaaacctcacaaaatttacaaaatgtgaaccccattcaaccacgagtccaaccatacaaattttaccaaattctgacactaactcgacctccaaatccctaggcccaaatcctcagATTTCTGCTCataaacatgtaatctagtcgaaatactcgacgataatttaatattattgactaacaatgatcagaAGTGACTTACCTAAAGCTTTCCCGTGAATTCCCACCGAAAAATTTCCCCAAACTATGCTTGAAATGTCCATAATGACAAAAATGTCGGAACCCCTACGTTTTTAACACTGCCAGTGTTTCCGCATCTgtggactcgcttctgcgaagaggttgtccgcttctgcgaagcagcTCGCCCCTCcgcattccgcttctgcgatcaacaaGCCGCTTatgcggcttcgcagatgcgacaaAAGCTTCGCACCTGTGCACACTGCGCAACCCCTTGAAAGGTCGCTTCTGTGATGCTCACCTCGCTTCTGTGAGCtcacacctgcggtcaaaaatccgcaggtgctaTTGCACTAGAAGGCCAAAATTCCAGATTTTCCTTaaatccaaattttgatccgttaactatctgaaactcacccgaggcccccggggtctctaccaaatataccaataagttctaaaacatcatacgaacctactcggggtctcaaatcacaacAAATCTATAATTCGCACCTCGATTCGAACGTAatgaatttataataattttaattataaaattcgCATTGAAACACGTCAAAACAGTCTGGAATGACCTAAATTTTTGCATGTAAGTTTCAAACGACATAACAGAGTTATTCTAACTTTCGAAATCGATATCCGAGCgtgatatcaataaaagtcaatttgtggtcaaactttaaaatctttaagctttcaaacttctaaGTTTTTTGATAAATGGCGATAACTCAAGTtagagacctccaaattaaatttcgggcatacgcccaagtcccaaattacgatacggacctaccaggattgtcaaaatattgatccttgcatatttgctcaaaatgttgaccgaagtcaacttaagttagttttaaagcactatttcacatttttgtcaatttttcacttaaaagctttccgaaaaaatatacggactacgcacgcaagtcgatgaatgCTGAATGGCGCTATTACAGTTTCCTCCCGTGATATGAGTTACTACCCCTTGATCACTTACACTGCCCCAAACACTTGACTGCATTTTCCAACTGAAATGGAATATTACTACGAGGTCTCAGAGTACAGAAttgaatattaaatttaaagatgacctatcgggtcatcacatattTTTTACGAATATTCGGTTGATTTCATCAAAAAATGAGATATACTAAAAAATATAAAGTTATAATTAGTCTTTTTAGTCGTTAGGTACGTTATCCAAGAAAATTGATCTCCGTATAAGCtgctccatatatatatatatatatatatatatatatataggaataAAGTTACTATATATAATTGGCATTGTGGTTGCAAGCAggtcatgcagacagcttacaagcagctaaaaaaagccttgcagctgcttccttaCCAAATattaccatatataattggcaTTAAAGTCAATAAaccgaagacaagtatagagagagattgatatattattcaaacttcaaatcaatctctctctatacttgtcttcggtttatttactttatagtttttattttataacacaaaataaattattattttttttttttaaaaaaatttttttgaagagtcaatttgtataaatggacatcaaacaaataacaaaactttggctatacaatcGATATCATTAATTTCTATTTAACACCttcaaggaattgaagggtataagccgAAACCTCTTCATTTAGCTGCAGTCAAAACCAACATTGCAAAGGTATAgtatttttttcgttgaagaatattagttttgaatcattagattatgtgaaagatttTTTTTCTCAAATTCAACAAGAGGgatattggtttctaattgatagtttctatagcgattttcaagtgtaacaaaaagtatattttaaaaaataaattggtatgacgtgaaatagttatttttaaaatgtaaacaaattatttcgaaatgggattattttttaaattaaaatataatttttaaaataaaagataagatgtttttaaattttagtagagagtttttaaaataattgtaATAGAATTCATATCATGGATAAAATCAAGAAACAGAAATCTTACGGATTATTACATAAATATCTGGTcaaatttattgtttactttttatagctaatttacgtagatgatataccgacaatacacaattatacacctgctatatataaattatatatatatttcacatccTCAACTTTTTAATGTAAGTGGTTGGGTGAGCACCTGTTTAGGCTGATAAGAtaaatccaaaagaaaaatatgacaaaatttcaaccaaagactaaaaatataaataaagtttttatgtatacaatttctattaaaactcatccttttattatgaaataaattaattttttgtaacaaaagaaagaaatacataaaaaataagataaagaaaataaatatagaaaaaaatgtatgaaaaatctAAAAACCAGAAATAAGAGACGACAATGAATTTCTTCTTCTGTTTCATCTTTGTTCAGTGTAAAAATTTGGAATCgaatctcatcgatttcaaatatttttttcaactcatatacatatattataagaTAAGAATATCTTagaatacttttttttttatttacattgtgtgtcgttttaaaaaaaattactattactaacaaactggtatgatattcgaatttgaatttgaatGCAATTTAAGTAGTTTGCATTGAagttaagccaagtatggtatCGAAAAAAAACTACTTggtaattttaagacaatatatgcaatgttatataataacaatcaattaatctaacatttaatgattcaaataacaaaaaatatgtatatgtagggtattcaaaattcaaaatctgTAGCTAGATATATCGATAGactcaaaatggagtcatactgaaataaagtttcaccggccaaagaatcatttaaattcttagatagccgattaaagtggattttaaattaaggataatatcttcacttgcatcattataaagataatcattattgaaaaatatataatgttttagaaattaaaatttcaaaatagaaatattttttttaaacataatagcataccaaataagaatttaaatcgtagtaaaagagtcacgtcgtaaccaaagaatcgttcatattgtgccaacctttgtgctttgccatagCTCATGAATACGAGTTATTATTTCGCTTTGTGACTTTTTTAG is drawn from Nicotiana tabacum cultivar K326 chromosome 9, ASM71507v2, whole genome shotgun sequence and contains these coding sequences:
- the LOC142164116 gene encoding uncharacterized protein LOC142164116, producing the protein MIEAFCRSYILSETNTITKKSLVAWENICTPKLAGGLNLINLPLWNKAAIFKTCRDLAHKQDKLWIRRINAYYIKQQQLQHMPIPQQASWMVRHIIRSRATLLQKQSINDNNKSIIRQIYLQLLGDLPRVSWKCLIFQNTARPKAVFTMWLLLHGRLPTKDRLASWCITATSQCIICEGQDKSREHLFVTCPYTREL